The Candidatus Acidiferrales bacterium sequence TGCCGTTTTGCCCGGCCTTACCACCATCCTCCTCGCCCTCCATCTTGTCCTTGTCCAGAAGCTCGGCATGAGCGTGCCGGAGTCGGTCGAAAGACAATGGACGGCTACGGGCGGCCAGCGGCGCGAGATGCCTTTCTTCCCCAATTTCGCTTTGCGCGACCTGATGGGCTGGTACATCGCGCTGGGCGTCCTGGGTGCGCTGGCCGCTTTGATGCCGTGGGAACTGGGCGTCAAAGCGGATCCCTTCACCTCCGCTCCGGCAGGCATTCGCCCGGAGTGGTATTTTCTCTTTGCCTTTGAAACCTTGAAATTCATCCCCGCCAAGATCTGGTTCATAGACGGCGAGGTGTTGGGCGTTCTCGCCTTTGGAATTGCCGGGTTACTCTGGCTACTGATCCCGTTTCTGGACCGCAAGCCGGGTGAGCGCTGGCGAGTTTTCTTTCTCGGGCTGGGGATCTTTGTGGTTGTTTTCATGGCCGTGACGACCTTGCCGACACTCATCGCCTCTCTGATGAAATGAACATGCAAGTTCGATGTTGGTTTACTGTCCTCTTGGCCATCCTCGGGTGCTCCGCGTTTGCCCTGGCTGCGGATCAGTGCCTGCTTTGCCATCAAATGCTCGAAGGTAAGTTGAAAACCCCAACCGATACCTGGGCGGAGGATATCCACGGCCAGAAAGGTCTGACCTGCGCGGCGTGCCACGGTGGGGATGCGAACACCGATGACATGATGAAGGCGATGAGTCGCGCTGCCGGGTTTGTCGGCAAGCCGGCGCGATCCCGCATTCCCCGGCTTTGCGCCCGGTGCCACAGCGATGGCGCGTTCATGCGGGAGTACAATCCCTCGCTTCGCACCGACCAACTGGCGCAGTACCGCACCAGCGTGCACGGCAAGCGGTTGGCGGCGGGCGACACGAAAGCTGCTGTTTGCAGCGATTGCCACAGCGTCCACGAGATTCGGCCAGCGTCCAATCCTCTCTCCACCGTCCATCCGCTCAAGGTGGCGGAAACGTGCGCCCGCTGCCACGTCAATGGCGAGTATATGAAGGCGTACAAGATCCCCACCGACCAATTTGCCGGCTACCAGGCGAGCGCGCATTACGCAGCCATGGCGAACCGCGGCGACCTTTCCGCGCCCACCTGCTCGACCTGCCATGGAAACCACGGCGCGGCGCCGCCGGGCGTGGCTTCCGTCGAGAACGTTTGCTCGACTTGCCACGTCTTCCAGGCACAGCTTTTTGACGAGAGTCCTCACAAGAAGGCCTTTGCCGCGATGAACCTGGCCGCCTGCATTGCCTGCCACTCCAACCACCGCATTGTGCCGCCGACCGATGCCATGCTCGGGACCGGCCCGGGCTCCATTTGCCTGAATTGCCACGCGGAAGGAGACGCCGGTTACGCCAAAGCGGCTCAAATGTCCCAGAGCATCGCCGAGCTCGAAAAGGCGCTCGCGAACTCGGACGCGATTCTCGATCGCGCGGAACGCTCCGGCATGGAAGTCAGCCAGCCCAAGCTCGAGCAAGGGGAAGCGCGAGAAAATCTCATCAAGGCGCGAGTCAACATTCACAGCTTTGACCCCGCCAAGGTGGCCGGGGTCGTTGCGGCGGGAAAGAAGCTCGCCGCAAAAACGTACCGG is a genomic window containing:
- a CDS encoding cytochrome c3 family protein, encoding MKTPTDTWAEDIHGQKGLTCAACHGGDANTDDMMKAMSRAAGFVGKPARSRIPRLCARCHSDGAFMREYNPSLRTDQLAQYRTSVHGKRLAAGDTKAAVCSDCHSVHEIRPASNPLSTVHPLKVAETCARCHVNGEYMKAYKIPTDQFAGYQASAHYAAMANRGDLSAPTCSTCHGNHGAAPPGVASVENVCSTCHVFQAQLFDESPHKKAFAAMNLAACIACHSNHRIVPPTDAMLGTGPGSICLNCHAEGDAGYAKAAQMSQSIAELEKALANSDAILDRAERSGMEVSQPKLEQGEARENLIKARVNIHSFDPAKVAGVVAAGKKLAAKTYRAGREALRERDFRRKGLAISLITILVVLFGLRMKLRSIEARQAAQADEANKDSL